A region from the Phaenicophaeus curvirostris isolate KB17595 chromosome 28, BPBGC_Pcur_1.0, whole genome shotgun sequence genome encodes:
- the PEAK3 gene encoding protein PEAK3: MTSTRRARDGERELLPSREMEPEPPGPPPLPGKTQRAGVHSRCSSLDLDVPGPPTSMPDTPGGCSPRPPSSALIYSNVGELRAHLVPTKASRGEGARSSLSQPNRDPLPPPLPKKQLQRAESLPEQRPSRHCQGDPTPWAGGILSSTPARNEKGAPSSIPPWERPSRGPKKPLTKSQSLGEPAAWSSLQKTQWPSPAELTFGTVDGELGKLLENQAGVCGVLLGCQAATLARLAGRIQEELVGLEEQQQLLEAELAGKRWAALSILDREPCCESGDAWYFRVGFTFKQKQLVFAAKVPKPSCTSLGAQSSLGVHCNIQRVIGHFTDHLPQELVLPGSPGEQSGSPSGEEPACPATHPVLQVFISPEVPYQTLAGFVRGSHGLHRTSPGHYERLACLLLLQVCMGLEHLRVQKVRQGDLCPENLLLVQSPCPSQSQQGKVASPGLSLPRLLISSFFKIKEKRRPCSASQEQDWTEGLAALPSQVAEELHVGMLIYQILHVDISLENILGFRSNRLPEIPSLSIYSMGLKRLAALLLHRDPHKRVSIEQARSILQVLLWGPRQELFARSKKTLPLLQRWVEVKRALLLLKFAENSAGVMGNPGLEEWLCCQYFKEVTEQTLYRVTQVLYTP, translated from the exons GGCTGGTGTGCATTCCCGCTGCAGCAGCCTGGACCTGGATGTCCCCGGACCACCCACCTCCATGCCGGACACGCCGGGGGGCTGCTCGCCTCGACCCCCCAGCTCAGCCCTCATCTACAGCAACGTAG GAGAGCTGCGAGCCCACCTCGTCCCCACCAAGGCCAGCCGAGGGGAAGGAGCCAGGAGCTCCCTTTCTCAACCCAACCGGGATCCCCTGCCTCCCCCATTGCCAAAAAAACAGCTCCAGCGAGCAGAGTCCCTCCCGGAGCAGAGACCATCCCGACATTGCCAGGGTGACCCCACACCATGGGCTGGTGGCATCCTCTCCAGCACCCCAGCACGGAACGAGAAGGGggctcccagctccatcccgCCATGGGAAAGACCCTCCCGGGGACCTAAGAAGCCCCTGACCAAGTCTCAAAGCCTTGGAGAACCTgcggcttggagcagcctgcaAAAAACCCAGTGGCCGAGCCCGGCGGAGCTGACGTTTGGGACGGTGGACGGGGAGCTGGGGAAGCTGCTGGAGAACCAAGCTGGGGTGTGTGGGGTGTTGTTGGGGTGCCAGGCAGCCACCCTGGCCCGGCTCGCAGGTCGCATCCAGGAGGAGCtcgtggggctggaggagcagcagcagctgctggaggcagagctggcagggaaGAGATGGGCAGCGCTCAGCATCCTGGACCGAGAGCCGTGCTGCGAGAGCGGGGACGCGTGGTACTTCAGGGTGGGCTTCACTTTTAAGCAAAAGCAGCTGGTGTTTGCAGCCAAG GTCCCCAAGCCAAGCTGCACCAGCCTGGGGGCGCAGAGCTCTCTTGGGGTTCACTGCAACATCCAGCGTGTGATCGGCCACTTCACTGACCACCTCCCTCAGGAGCTGGTGCTCCCAGGAAGCCCTGGAGAGCAGAGTGGATCCCCATCTGGAGAGGAACCAGCCTGTCCTGCTACCCACCCTGTCCTGCAGGTGTTCATTTCTCCTGAGGTTCCCTACCAAACCCTGGCAGGCTTCGTGAGAGGATCCCATGGTTTGCACAGGACCAGCCCTGGGCACTACGAACGCCTGGcttgcctcctcctcctgcaggtgTGCatggggctggagcatctccggGTGCAGAAGGTGAGGCAGGGGGACCTCTGCCCTGAGAACCTGCTGCTGGTGCAGAGCCCGTGTCCTTCCCAGAGCCAGCAAGGCAAGGTGGCGTCCCCGGGGCTGTCCCTTCCAAGGCTGCTCATCAGTAGCTTCTTCAAGATTAAAGAGAAGCGAAGACCTTGTTCAGCCAGCCAAGAGCAGGACTGGACTGAGGGGCTTGCTGCGCTGCCCTCCCAGGTGGCAGAAGAGCTGCATGTAGGCATGCTGATCTACCAGATCCTGCACGTGGACATCTCTCTGGAGAACATCTTGGGGTTCAGAAGCAATAGACTTCCAGAAATCCCCTCTCTGTCCATCTATTCCATGGGACTCAAGCGTCTGGCTGCACTGCTTCTCCACAGAGACCCCCACAAGAGGGTCTCCATTGAGCAGGCAAGGAGCATCCTGCAGGTCCTGCTCTGGGGGCCTCGCCAGGAGCTCTTTGCCAGGAGCAAGAAAACTCTCCCCCTGCTCCAGAGGTGGGTGGAGGTGAAGagggctctgctgctcctgaaATTTGCGGAGAATTCAGCTGGAGTGATGGGGAACCCTGGCCTCGAGGAGTGGCTCTGCTGCCAGTACTTCAAGGAGGTCACCGAACAAACCCTCTACCGAGTCACTCAGGTTCTCTACACTCCTTAA